The Triplophysa rosa linkage group LG25, Trosa_1v2, whole genome shotgun sequence genome window below encodes:
- the ttc39c gene encoding tetratricopeptide repeat protein 39C, whose product MAGPDQPQQQQQVEEKAEQIDDAELAFQGINMLLNNGFKESDELFRRYRTHSPLMSFGASFVSFLNAMMTFEEEKMQMASDDLRTTEKLCESDNAGVIETIRNKIKKSMDSQRSGVEVVDRLQRQIIVADCQVYLAVLCFVKQELSAYIKGGWILRKAWKMFNKCYSDISHLQEACLRRSSDQEGPLASDQANHNASPTECGGRVTEEVLDRLKGSVSFGYGLFHLCISMVPPHLLKIVNLLGFPGDRHQGLASLAYASESKDMKAPLATLALLWYHTVVQPFFALDGSDSRAGLLEAKAILQKKAMVYPNSSLFIFFKGRVQRLECQINSALTSFQDALEFASDQREIQHVCLYEIGWCSMIEMSFEDAYRSFERLKNESRWSQCYYAYLTGVCQGASGDLEGAKAVFRDVQKLFKRKNNQIEQFAMKRAERLKKISLTRELCILGVVEVLYLWKALPNCSSSKLQLMNQVLQGLDDQSSLGLKHLLLGAIQKCLGNIKDGIQSFQMAAQDEYGRLNNSYVQPYSYYELGCVLLAKPETLSKGRSLLLQAKENYTGYDFENRLHVRIHSALASIKEVVPH is encoded by the exons ATGGCAGGCCCAGATCAgccacagcagcagcagcaggttGAAGAGAAAGCCGAACAGATAGATGACGCCGAACTGGCGTTTCAAGGCATCAATATGCTGCTCAACAATGGCTTCAAAGAAAGCGACGAGCTCTTTAGGAGATACAG GACCCACAGTCCACTGATGAGCTTTGGGGCCAGTTTCGTCAGCTTCCTG AATGCCATGATGACATTCGAGGAAGAGAAAATGCAGATGGCCAGCGATGATCTGAGGACCACCGAAAAGCTCTGCGAGAGCGACAACGCCGGCGTCATCGAGACGATCCGCAACAAAATCAAAAAGAGT ATGGACTCGCAGCGGTCGGGGGTGGAGGTTGTGGATCGACTCCAGAGGCAGATCATCGTGGCGGACTGCCAGGTGTACCTTGCCGTGCTATGCTTTGTCAAACAGGAGTTGTCAG CGTACATCAAAGGAGGCTGGATCCTCCGCAAGGCCTGGAAAATGTTCAACAAATGCTACAGCGACATCAGCCATCTCCAGGAGGCTTGCCTCAGACGGTCCTCCGACCAGGAGGGGCCGCTGGCCTCCGATCAGGCCAACCACAACGCGTCCCCTACGGAGTGCGGCGGCAGGGTGACGGAGGAGGTTTTGGATCGTCTGAAGGGTTCAGTGAGCTTCGGTTACGGGTTGTTTCATCTGTGTATTTCAATGGTACCCCCACACCTGCTCAAGATCGTCAACCTGTTGGGTTTCCCCGGCGACCGCCATCAAGGCCTTGCCTCCTTAGCGTATGCAAGTGAAAGCAAGGATATGAAAGCGCCGCTCGCCAC TTTGGCCCTGTTGTGGTACCACACCGTGGTACAGCCCTTCTTCGCACTGGATGGTTCAGACTCACGTGCAGGGCTCCTGGAGGCCAAAGCcatcctgcagaagaaagcaatggtttacCCAAACTCCTCTCTCTTCATCTTCTTCAAGGGACGAGTGCAAAGATTAGAG TGCCAAATCAACAGTGCATTGACGTCATTCCAGGATGCCTTGGAATTCGCCTCAGACCAAAGAGAGATCCAGCACGTGTGCTTGTACGAAATCG GTTGGTGCAGCATGATAGAGATGAGCTTCGAAGACGCCTACAGGTCGTTCGAAAGACTGAAAAATGAATCTCGATGGTCACAGTGTTATTACGCTTACCTCACTGGAG TTTGTCAGGGAGCCTCTGGTGATCTAGAAGGAGCCAAAGCTGTTTTTCGTGACGTCCAGAAGCTTTTTAAACGCAAGAACAATCAGATCGAGCAGTTTGCAATGAAAAGA GCGGAGAGACTGAAAAAGATCTCCCTCACTCGAGAGCTGTGCATTCTGGGTGTTGTGGAGGTGCTGTACTTATGGAAAGCTCTTCCGAATTGCTCTTCCTCCAAACTCCAGCTTATGAACCAAG tgctACAAGGACTGGATGACCAGTCGAGTCTGGGCCTCAAACATTTACTGCTTGGTGCTATTCAAAAATGTCTCGGAAATATTAAAGATGGTATTCAG TCGTTCCAGATGGCAGCACAGGATGAGTATGGTCGTCTGAACAATAGCTATGTGCAGCCCTATTCCTACTATGAGCTGGGCTGTGTGTTACTGGCTAAGCCagag actCTGAGTAAAGGACGATCTTTACTGCTTCAGGCCAAG GAGAATTACACCGGGTACGACTTTGAGAACAGACTGCACGTGCGCATCCACTCCGCCCTCGCCTCCATAAAGGAAGTGGTCCCCCACTGA
- the LOC130548924 gene encoding SUN domain-containing protein 1-like: MFCGWLEKTWQTLTQNISRMQQSYDFQLTSEDVRKAVVIFLIMFLFGGLWYFLAFASPLPWHRSTEILPPYTNTPTRDNSHLSYEMLAKMRNDITAMREREANIMKEITLLKLENEKQKLKFEIFQKDVTMQELNLESEYQQQTSDLRSDVSNIREASDVLKQRLDAQNPLNTKDVTDIVQSALSLYKSDGTGMADYALESSGGRVTSTRCSETYPSKSSEFSLFGIPLWYYSESPQTVIQPEVHPGKCWAFRGSKGFLEISLSYPIRITHVTLEHIPKTLSPTGEIDSAPKDFVVYGLFNQCDGGQLLGSFTYNQDEDPIQTFKIPESTQVFNIVELRILSNWGHSEYTCVYRFRVHGVPWVINGLK; this comes from the exons ATGTTCTGCGGGTGGTTGGAGAAGACCTGGCAAACACTGACCCAAAACATCTCCAGAATGCAGCAATCTTATGATTTTCAGCTCACCAG TGAAGATGTAAGGAAAGCTGTCGTGATTTTTCTCATCATGTTCTTGTTTGGTG GTCTTTGGTACTTCCTTGCATTCGCCTCTCCATTGCCATGGCATCGCAGTACTGAAATTCTTCCACCGTATACCAACACACCTACAAGAGACAAT AGTCATTTATCTTATGAAATGCTGGCGAAGATGAGGAACGACATCACTGCCATGCGTGAAAGAGAGGCCAACATTATG AAAGAAATCACGTTGCTTAAACTGGAGAACGAAAAGCAGAAGTTAAAGTTTGAG ATATTCCAAAAGGACGTGACCATGCAAGAACTGAA CCTTGAATCTGAGTACCAGCAGCAGACCTCTGACCTGAGATCAGACGTTTCAAACATCAGGGAAGCGTCCGACGTCCTCAAGCAGCGACTGGATGCGCAGAATCCCCTCAACACCAAA GATGTGACGGACATCGTTCAGAGCGCTTTGAGTTTGTACAAGTCTGACGGCACGGGGATGGCAGACTACGCTCTGGAATCCTCAG GTGGTAGAGTCACCTCGACCCGCTGTTCTGAAACGTATCCGTCAAAGTCTTCAGAGTTCAGTTTGTTCGGTATACCGCTGTGGTATTATTCGGAAAGCCCCCAAACCGTCATACAG CCGGAGGTGCATCCTGGGAAGTGCTGGGCGTTCCGCGGCTCAAAGGGTTTCCTGGAGATATCTCTGTCCTATCCAATCAGGATCACCCACGTTACCCTCGAGCACATTCCGAAGACGCTGTCGCCAACCGGGGAGATAGACAGCGCACCCAAAGACTTTGTCGTTTAT GGTTTGTTCAACCAGTGTGATGGAGGACAACTGTTGGGCAGCTTCACATACAACCAGGACGAAGATCCTATACAGACCTTTAAAATACCT gaGTCTACACAAGTTTTCAACATAGTGGAGCTGAGGATCCTGAGTAACTGGGGTCACTCTGAATATACCTGCGTGTACCGGTTTAGGGTACACGGGGTACCTTGGGTCATTAATGGCTTAAAGtga